The following are encoded together in the Triticum dicoccoides isolate Atlit2015 ecotype Zavitan chromosome 6B, WEW_v2.0, whole genome shotgun sequence genome:
- the LOC119320719 gene encoding protein PAIR1-like: MPRELPYTPWGFVAGDITISLSCAYVLFGVPDDGSISTGKVNEDAGHRFQQLSGSVHKMGMVLDSVQTDVIQLNRTIKDASVESGGVQQKFDLLEDTLQKIIKGQNDLKVLAENSMKSNSDQLNVLNSRTSKLNEMSLVVSVCPKKVQADLRELHGDTFRVLTKDMEELS; this comes from the exons ATGCCGAGGGAGCTCCCCTACACAC CTTGGGGATTCGTGGCTGGTGATATAACAATATCACTAAGCTGTGCTTATGTTTTGTTTGGTGTGCCTGATGATGGTAGTATTTCAACAGGTAAGGTTAACGAGGACGCTGGGCACAGGTTTCAGCAACTGTCAGGTTCAGTACACAAGATGGGAATGGTATTGGACTCGGTACAAACTGATGTTATTCAGTTAAACAGAACCATCAAGGACGCATCAGTTGAAT CTGGTGGTGTGCAGCAAAAGTTTGATCTCCTAGAGGATACACTTCAGAAAATT ATTAAAGGACAAAATGATCTCAAAGTACTTGCTGAAAACAGCATGAAAAGCAACTCTGATCAGCTGAATGTTCTCAACTCTCGCACCAGCAAATTGAATGAGATGTCTTTGGTCGTTTCAGTCTGCCCAAAAAAAGTGCAAGCAGATTTAAGGGAGCTGCATGGCGACACCTTCAGGGTTCTTACAAAGGACATGGAG GAATTATCCTGA